In a single window of the Panthera leo isolate Ple1 chromosome A1, P.leo_Ple1_pat1.1, whole genome shotgun sequence genome:
- the EFCAB9 gene encoding EF-hand calcium-binding domain-containing protein 9, which translates to MKLKQGSFLWYLYLDKLYCLLSVRNVKVLVEYFHLLDVHHNNTLNDVLFYHFLHHVTNWKRRQIMIVFNMLDWNAMGEIGFDQFYMLVCILLAQQNHLEEQFIFRHSRPVFELLDLEGELRIGAENFHMYNFLFNIKKQELKELYHDFDVTGDRRLNYKEFKLFTIFTMDKYQERQKAEKENEKKRKKEKKALLKKKTQHQVNVSSKQSSFTNRSESRM; encoded by the exons ATGAAACTGAAGCAGGGCTCGTTTCTGTGGTACCTCTATCTGGACAAGCTATACTGCCTGTTATCCGTGAGGAACGTGAAGGTCTTGGTGGAGTATTTTCACCTTCTCGACGTGCACCACAACAACACTTTGAACG ATGTGCTGTTTTACCACTTCCTTCATCATGTGACTAACTGGAAACGGAGGCAGATCATGATTGTGTTTAACATGCTGGACTGGAATGCTATGGGCGAGATTGGTTTTGACCAGTTCTACATGTTGGTCTGCATACTGCTGGCACAACAG AATCACTTGGAAGAGCAGTTTATCTTCCGCCACTCCCGGCCTGTTTTTGAGCTGCTTGACCTGGAGGGGGAGCTGAGAATTGGTGCAGAAAACTTCCACATGTACAACTTTCTCTTCAATATTAAAAAACAGGAACTCAAAGAGCTCTACCACGACTTTGACGTCACAGGTGACCGT CGTCTTAATTACAAGGAATTTAAGCTGTTTACTATCTTCACCATGGACAAATACCAGGAGAGGCAGAAAGCGGAGAAAGAGAacgagaaaaagagaaagaaagagaaaaaggctcTGCTCAAAAAGAAAACGCAGCATCAGGTTAACGTGAGCTCCAAACAGTCTTCTTTTACAAATAGATCTGAAAGTAGAATGTAA
- the UBTD2 gene encoding ubiquitin domain-containing protein 2 isoform X2 has protein sequence MFRIRNKTSIPNFALGRNQPLKKEKPKWKSDYPMTDGQLRSKRDEFWDTAPAFEGRKEIWDALKAAAHAFESNDHELAQAIIDGANITLPHGALTECYDELGNRYQLPVYCLAPPINMIEEKSDIETLDIPEPPPNSGYECQLRLRLSTGKDLKLVVRSTDTVYHMKRRLHAAEGVEPSSQRWFFSGRPLTDKMKLEELKIPKDYVVQVIMSQPLQNPTPVEN, from the exons tcgCTTTAGGTCGTAACCAGCCTTTGAAAAAGGAGAAACCCAAATGGAAAAGTGATTATCCCATGACAGATGGACAACTGCGCAGCAAGAGGGATGAATTTTGGGATACTGCACCAGCTTTTGAAGGCCGTAAAGAGATTTGGGATGCCTTGAAGGCTGCAGCACATGCTTTTGAGAGCAATGATCATGAACTGGCACAAGCAATCATTGATGGTGCAAACATAACATTACCACATG GTGCACTTACAGAGTGCTATGATGAACTGGGAAACAGATACCAGCTTCCAGTCTATTGCTTGGCACCACCAATCAACATGATCGAGGAAAAGAGCGACATAGAGACTCTGGATATTCCTGAGCCACCACCTAATTCTGGATACGAATGTCAGCTCCGTTTGCGCCTTTCCACAGGCAAAGACCTCAAACTTGTGGTCCGCAGCACAGACACGGTATACCACATGAAGAGGAGGCTACATGCAGCAGAAGGAGTGGAACCGAGTAGTCAGCGATGGTTCTTTTCTGGCAGACCTCTCACCGACAAAATGAAGTTGGAAGAGCTGAAGATCCCAAAGGACTATGTTGTACAGGTTATAATGAGCCAGCCTTTGCAAAACCCAACACCAGTGGAGAACTGA
- the UBTD2 gene encoding ubiquitin domain-containing protein 2 isoform X1, with protein MGGCVGAQHDSSGSLNENSEGTGVALGRNQPLKKEKPKWKSDYPMTDGQLRSKRDEFWDTAPAFEGRKEIWDALKAAAHAFESNDHELAQAIIDGANITLPHGALTECYDELGNRYQLPVYCLAPPINMIEEKSDIETLDIPEPPPNSGYECQLRLRLSTGKDLKLVVRSTDTVYHMKRRLHAAEGVEPSSQRWFFSGRPLTDKMKLEELKIPKDYVVQVIMSQPLQNPTPVEN; from the exons tcgCTTTAGGTCGTAACCAGCCTTTGAAAAAGGAGAAACCCAAATGGAAAAGTGATTATCCCATGACAGATGGACAACTGCGCAGCAAGAGGGATGAATTTTGGGATACTGCACCAGCTTTTGAAGGCCGTAAAGAGATTTGGGATGCCTTGAAGGCTGCAGCACATGCTTTTGAGAGCAATGATCATGAACTGGCACAAGCAATCATTGATGGTGCAAACATAACATTACCACATG GTGCACTTACAGAGTGCTATGATGAACTGGGAAACAGATACCAGCTTCCAGTCTATTGCTTGGCACCACCAATCAACATGATCGAGGAAAAGAGCGACATAGAGACTCTGGATATTCCTGAGCCACCACCTAATTCTGGATACGAATGTCAGCTCCGTTTGCGCCTTTCCACAGGCAAAGACCTCAAACTTGTGGTCCGCAGCACAGACACGGTATACCACATGAAGAGGAGGCTACATGCAGCAGAAGGAGTGGAACCGAGTAGTCAGCGATGGTTCTTTTCTGGCAGACCTCTCACCGACAAAATGAAGTTGGAAGAGCTGAAGATCCCAAAGGACTATGTTGTACAGGTTATAATGAGCCAGCCTTTGCAAAACCCAACACCAGTGGAGAACTGA